The genomic DNA CAGGCTGTAGCCACAAATTCGACTAGGCGGTTCACGGCATCGTCGGTAAACCATTCGCTATCGGTGAGGGGAATGATGCCATCTTCATCGGCGGGAAAGGCGGTATATTGGCTGGGGTCAAAGTCTTTGTTTTCGCTGTGGGCGTAGATTAAACCGGGTTTATCCAGGCTATAGCGGCCCATCATGCACCCCAGGGCGTAGGAGATCAATTCTTTGCTGGTGTCCTGACAAAAGCGGGTTTCGAGGTCTTCGCTAAAGCCATTGGCCACTGACCATTCATCATCGTTGAGGGCTTTGCTGTAGCGGTAGGCGGGGTTAACGGTGAGGGTAATTTGCTGGATGGGTACGTCGGGGGTGAGTTCGTCTTGGAGTCCGTAGGCTTCGATGAAAAGGCGATTGTTTTCTTCTTCTAACCGCTTCATTTCAGCAATAGTCTCCCGATTTTTGGCGATCCATTGTTGATAACTGGTTTCAATGGTGAGGGCAGGATAATCGAGGAGGGGAAAGGTTTGAAAATCCCAGGAGGTTTCGTAGAAGTTCCAATCAGATTTTGTTATTTCAACCAAAGCTTGAGTTATTGTTGATGTTTTTTGAGTATTATCTACACTTAAAGGTAGATTTAAAACATCATTAGTTTGAACATTTAGTGTAGGATTCATTATAGTCAAAATTTGCCAGCAAACTTTGGAACATAAAAAACCCAAGCCTTGCCACAATGCTTCTTTTGGAATAGATGGTTTTAAAAAAATTGCTGGCCCGCCTGTTTCCGCAATCATTCCATCACCAAACCATCTAAAAGTTGCTCCCTTAGAGCTTATTTTTGTCCATGAAATACCCGAACTTTGCCATAAATATTCTGGCGTAATACGGGCAACGAGATCTTTTTTGTAATGTTGCCTTGCTTCTAAGCTCCAATTAACCAAGTTGTGAATATTGCCAAAATAACTTCTCGCATCACCTCCTTTTACACATATTCGATATTTCTCCTCATTACAAGAAAATTCTCTACAAACTTCCCAGTGAAATCTAATATAATTTTCATTATTGCCAGTTTTTGTTAAACCATCACTAAAAAAGTATTCAGAAAATTTACTGTATTTGACAAAAGTATTTCGTAATTTGGCGTTCATCCAATAACCGATCGCCGACCCTGGAATCTTCTTAAACTCATCTTGGGAAGCCTCAAAAAACCAGCCACAATTACGATTTTGGATTGCTTCAAGGGTCTTGGGTGCTTGATTATCAGAACCACGAAAGTCAGATAAGCGAATATAACAACCCTTTTCACTTTTGACATGACCTTTTCGCAGAGTAAAAGTACAGATCGGAACTGTTGCTCCTTCAAATCCAGAATATTCAAGTTGGATCAGAGAAGTTATTGTTTCATTGTTAATTAATCGAGTTCGCAGATTTTCATAACTAGAAATAAACATCCACACGAATGGAGTCATAAAACCCAAATGACCGTGGCTCTTACTAAAGGCTATATCACGATCAATAAAAGCTGAGAAAGAATCCTTTTCGTAGCCGTCATAATTCTCTTTTAGAAACTTCTTAATGATCGGAATGTGAAACTTACTACCCATATAAGGAGGATTCGCCACCACCACATCATATTGCCCCGCCAACAACTCAGCCTGCCGTACCAATAACCGTAGAATGTCCTGATCTTTCCAAGAGAGCAATTTATTTTCTGTATCACATAACTGTTTTAATGCAGGTAACTTCTTGATGAGACTTGCTGGAATATGCATCAAAGAACCAAAGGTCGTTGCAGACTCAAATAACCGCTTCACCTCCGCCAAATCAAACGGCTCCATCCCATAATCCGCCAACCTTAACCCCTGCACCAACACTTTCGGATCAAAATCCGTACTATCCTCAAACACCACCACATTTAACCTAACCTGGCGAGTAAACAACCGGCGATCATCGGCACGACCCTTCATCATCAACGCAAACCCCGCCAACTGCCCCGCCCTGGGACAAATATCCGACCCAAACAGATTTTTTTCTAGGATTAACTTCGGCACATCCCGCAGACGATAACCCCGCTCCAGATAGATCGCCTTCAACAGATCATAGGCCTCCACCAAAATATGCCCCGACCCACAGGCCGGATCAATCAACGTCAACTGCTCCGGGTCAAGACTGCTAGGAGTGATCTGCTGTAACTGGGCCTGCACCTCTGGAGACTGTTCCGCCGGAGTAATGTAAAACTCCATCTGCTCCCGCAAAGGAGAATCCGGGTACGTCGCCAACCACTGTGCCCCCAAAGAATTTTGCACCATGTACTTCACAATCCAATTGGGCGTAAACAACTGGGTGGCCGCTGGGATATCCGCCGACTGCACCACCTTGCCAATGACCTGATCCTTGCGCTCCGAAATATAAAACTGATAGAGCCAGCCCACCACCTCAATCTCTGCCCAGGCTGACTCGTCAATGCTTTCCACCAACTGCCGGATCAACGAATCCGTATTCAGCAAATTGCCCGGCAACAACAACTCCGTCTCATCCCCAATGCGCTCAAACAAAAACGGCATCGCCCCATGGAGGGCATTACATTGGGCAATCAACACCAACCGATACAACTCCTCATCCTTTGTCCCGTCTAATTTGAGGGCGATTACTTGCTCCCGATCCAACCCCGGCAACTCGATCTCCACCGCATAGTCCAAAATTTCCGGTAACGCCCGCCCCTCTGGATGGCTCAATACCCGATAACCATGATCCAAATAGCCCTGGATCTCCATAAACCGAATGGCAATGAGCCGATTAAACCAGGTATAGGCCATGGCCTCCATGGTCGCCTCAAAGCCCTGATCCTTGACTCGCTTTACCAAGCGATCCCTAGCTTCCGCAATACTAGCTGGAAAGGGTTGGCCACTAATCAACAACACATCCCCTTGCACCGTGGCCGCCTCACAACCACTAGCAGTAATGCCTAGCCGATTAGCCTGGGCTGTTACCGCCGCCATAAAGGCCTGTCTGGCTGCTGGGGCATAGCTTTTTAGTTGACTGGTATTCATTTTTGGAGCATTGGAGGACTTACTTTCAACAGTACTGCAACTTGTCCGAGTTGGTTTTTATCTTGATCAGGATAAACTAGACTAAGCTTAGCTAATATTAATAACTATGCGTAACGCCAATATTCACGAAGCCAAGACCCATCTATCCCAACTCATAGAATCCGTGTTAGCCGGGGAAGATGTCATCATTAGCAGGGCCGGAAAACCCCTAGTGCGCTTAGTTCCCTACGAAGGAGTCTCCAAACCTCGCCAACCCGGAGCCTGGGAAGGACAGATCATCATGGCGGACGACTTCAACGAAGAATCCCCAGAGATCAACGCTATGTTTTACGGGGATGAAGAATGAAATTTTTGCTAGATACCCATATTTTGCTGTGGTGGCTCGGCAATGATAATCGTCTAACTTCTAATGAGCGAGCAGTGATTACCAATCCTGAACACTTAATCTTTGTTAGCGCCGCTAGCATTTGGGAAATGTCGATCAAAAAATCGTTAGGGAAATTATCAACCCCTGACAACTTACTAATAGTCCTCAAGGAAAACAACTTTCAGGTATTAGGCATTGCCGCAGAACATGGTTTGGCAATCGCTGATTTACCCAAACATCACAAAGATCCCTTTGATCGGATGCTCATTGTTCAAGCCCAGACAGAAGGGTTAATTTTAATTTCCCAGGACAGTAAATTCAGCCAGTATGATGTACCTCTACTAGTAAGTTGAAAGATCACTTAATTTGTACCCGTTCCCCGGTGGCGATCGCCGATTACAAATTTTCAGTAGATTTTTGTAACCATTGCTCCAAGTCTGTAACATCAGCACAATCCAATAGTACCTCCCCCAATTCCTCCAACTGCGGCACTGTTAGTTGTTCAACCTTTGCCAAAATTTCATCATCTAATTCCCCAAAACGATGCTTGATCAACTTGTGTAATAAAGATTTTTGTCCTTGTTCAATACCTTGGCGCATCCAACTGGTAGTTAATTGCATCACTTGCTCCTGGTCTGGGGAATCCAATTCGGCGATGGTGGATCTAAAAACCGACTCTTCTTCTGGGTTGAGGGTCAGATAGGTATCCACAAAGCCTGAGATTAATTGCATTCTAGCGGGATCGAGCTTGAGGGTAACCAGTAACCGAAGGCATTCCGCTTTCACTTTCGGACGATCTGTGGGTGCTATCTGCATTTTAGCCATCAATGCCGATGCGATGGGATTAGGTTGGCTTAAAAAATCGCGCCAATTAAGCTGGTTGAGTTGAATAACTCGATAGTTAAATGTTAAGACGGGAAAATCAGGAAAATTGACGCAATACCCCTGCAGGGCAGGTTTCAGGGGGCGATCATAGGAAAAAAGGACGATGGGATACACGGGCAGGTCAAATTTGGCATGGAGGCGAGCAAAATAGTGAAACATCCGCTGGTTGAAATTCCCCTTAGCACTGGCTTGGGCTTCCACATGGATTAAAAAATAGGCATCTTGCCCCTGAAATTTGGCTTGTACCACCAGATCACTTTCATATTTTTCCCCAGCGGTGACATCAGTAAAAATTTCCTTGTCGAGAAAAATTAGGGAATTTTGGTCTAGATAGTCCAACACCTGCGGGAAGAATAACTCTAGGAATTCCACAAAAAAGGTGGTTAGCAGTTCCTTAAATAGGCGATCGTGATCAATCATAATTTTCTAAATCAGCTACTTAATTTGTATCCGTTCCCCAGTGGCGATCGCCTTTTCGAGTTCCTGACGAAGGCGGCTTAAAAAATCATCAATATCCGCTTGGGTTTCAAGAAAACTATCCTGGCAAAGACGTTTCACTTCTAACACCCGGCGAGGTTTGAGCTTAGGCTGGGGTGGACTGCCTCCCCCCGAAATTTCTATTTGTGATGCTAGGATTGCTTGTTCAATTAACCGCATTCCTTGCTCAAAAGCCGATTCCCCTTCTTCCTGGGCATGACGAATATGGGCAATACTGCCCGAATGCTCCACCTCTTTAATTAACCGCTCCAAAGGGGCGATCGCCTGAGAGAGTAAAGCGGCATCTCCCCCACAATTACCAATCTCCGTGTCAATTTGGCCAAGGTAGGACTGAAGAGTAACCATTGCTTGCTGACGGGCATCACTGACCAACTGGTTGTTATAGGTGCTGGCCTTCTCCTTTAAGGCTGAGGCTTGGGCAAGAAAACCGTAGGGGCGTTTTTCCTGAAGAATTTTCTCCATTCGATCCAAGGCCTTCCCTGCTTCCGTATGGGATTCCAATTGGAGGCGATTTTGGCTTAGTTCTTGGACGGTGGCCCGTAATTGCTCCCAACTATGACGCTGATGGGTGTAAAAATTGCTTAGCTCTTGGTAATCCTCCTCCAAATCTAGTAAATCGTTTTTGCTGGTTAGAAATCGCTTTAGGAAACGGAGGGAATTGTTTTCCCCCATCAACGGTCGCAGGGTCTGACGACAACGGTCAATTTCTTCTGCGCCGGGATAGCCCGCATGGGCCAGGGTGGCAAACTCATTCAGAGCATCATCCCAATCCCGTAACTGAGCTTGGAGGGTCTGAAAAAGTTTATCCTCTTCCTCCGGGAAAATTTGTCCCCAGAGTTCCTTACCGAGGGTTTGGGCCTGCTTGATTAATTGGACATCGGCAATTTCCCGTCGTTGGAGCAGAGCTTTTCGTTGCTTTCCCGGTAGGGTGAGGTAGTCATAGGCCTGCTCTAGGGGGATGGGGACTTTACTGATCTCCAACAGTTCGACTTCCTTGAGTACCATCAGTCGGGCCAATAATAGGGCCACCTCCAACTCCGGCCAACCATAGGGGCGATCGCCAAAACGTTTATTGATTAAGTCATAGACAACTACTTGCTGATTTTTCAAGGCGGCAAGTTGTAGATACTCCCGCAAATCATTTAACGCTTCGGGGTTTGCCTCCGGCGTATTTAGCCCTAACGATGTTTGCTCAACGTCATTCGCCCGCAACAGCGTTTGGATTTCCTGCTTAGGATTAGGATGCTGGTGTTGGATATGCCCCATTTTAGGATAAGCATTGACAATGACATACTCCAAGGCTTCCCCCAGGGCTGATTTGGGATCAGAACTGCGAATATCGAGCTGATAACCGCTGGCAAAATAGCAAGCAGATTCCAACATGGTTTTGATAATTGCCAATAATCGGGCCCGTCGCCCACGATTTTCCCCATGGCGATCGCCCAAAATACGCTTAGTGGTGTCCGGTAAAGTACCACTCTGTTTGCTTCTCAGATAGGACTCGGTTTGAATGTAAGTCCGTAACTCCCGCCCTAGGCTGACATCGTCAGGCAGGCGAATTAAGACCTGGTGTCGTTCATGGCTCGTTTGCATTAGGCAGGCTTCATTGCCCGATAGGGTTTCGTAGGATTCCCCTAGGGGACTAGCAAAAATCACCTCTAAACTGCCTTCTGTGCGGGAACCAATGACTTGATCGTCGCAAATACGGTTAAAGCTAAAATCCTTGCCCGTCTTTTTATATTTATGTTTATTCTCATCCCCCAAAATATCGAGAAATAACAGGTTTCCCAGTTCCCGCTCTTCTGCGCCAGAGGCAATGGGGGTGTTCTTAATTTCCCGGCCAATGTCCCGTTCCTCATTGGTCAGGAAGAAATACAGGTCCCCATTGCGGGCAATGAGGGTTTGTCCTTCCAAACGGGCTAAACATCTCTCAATGGTTTTCCGTAGCGACAGGCGATCAGCATCAATTTCATCTACACAGAGAGTTACTAGGTTGTCCACTGTTCCCGGCAACTCTTCCACATAGCGAATTAAGAACAGAACCTGGAGAATTTTGATGTCGAAGGGTTGCAGGACATAATTTTCAGCGGCCTGGTCAATAGTGCGTTTAACAGTGGTGTCGAGGAAGCTTTCCACTGCCGGATAAAAGGAATAGAAGGGCACCAGCTTACCAATGGGTTCCCGCCCCAATTGCTTCGCCGCACTTTGGAATGCATCTAGGGTTGAGCGTTCCCCCTCTGAAAGATGTAAGCCCGTAGCCCCCGCCTTACGAATTGACACAAACACTTTTTGTACCAATATAAATTGGTAGGCGGCAAAAGGATAGCAATCAATAAATTCATTAACATCGGCATAGGTTTTGAAGGTTGTTCCAGCATTCACAAAGGAAAGCTGATTGCGCAAAATGTCCTGTTTGCCTTCATAGGCTTCACTCAATGGCGATCGGGCCGTTGAATTTTTTAGCAAGAGACGTTTCTGAATGACTTCATCGACGTTGTTACTGGAGAGGGATAAACGGGTTTTAAATCGTCCTTGAATCTTAGAAAAATCGTGGGATTTAGTGCTTTTCAAATCTCCGAGTACCGAATCCAAGTCTTCCTGGGAAGTTACCACCACCCAAACCCGGCCTTGGCAAATTGTCCCTAGTTGTTCGGTAATTGTCTGAAGATTCAGCATTAGATGGGTATCGTTACCAATAAACTGCCCCACCTCATCCACCAAAAACATGAGCCGGTGGTTGGAGCCCTGACGATCCAAATAGCGTTTTGCCCAGCGAGCAAAGTTTTCCACCGTCAGACTAAAGTTATCCCCCCCTTGATCAACCCATTTTTCTACTGATTCTGTGCTCTGTCCCAGGGCCTCTGTCAGCGCACTGACAACTTGATCTCGGTAAAATTCCCAGGCATCCCGTTCTTCTAGCCAAGAACTGCCGGCAGCTTGCTCAAAAGCTTGATGGAAAGTAGCCAACTTACCTTTTTCGTCCAAATGCCTTTCTAAGTGGGCAATGTGGGGATGGTCGCCACTATAACCTTGTTTCTCATTCAATACCCGCAGAAATACCTGTAACAGGGTATCTCTTCCCTTGCCATGGTCAGCTTTGCTATCAATATTGAACAAAATAGTATCAGTGGGGATGGCCATGACCCGTTTCAGGTCGGCAAATAGCATGGGGTCCGCAAACTTATCCGTGAAAAAATCCACTGCCCGACGGGTTTGTCCATTGACGCTATGCTCGGCATTTTCCAGCAGGTAGGACAGCACTTTAATCAAGTGAGATTTGCCGCAACCAAAAAAGCCGGATACCCAAATGCCATTTTTATCTGCCGCTCCTACCCCCGATTCCATTGCCTCCAACAGGACAGCAATAAGAGCACTAAAATGCCCTCTCAATTCCTGGGTAACCACAAACTCCTCTAACTCTTGCCAAACGGAGACTGAATCCAGTTGGTCAGCTTTAACTACTCCATTGATATTGCGATCAATGGAGCGATCAAATAGGTCTTGAATCAGCATTTTGAGGTCTCCCTGGGCACTAAAGAAAAAGCTCGGTAATAAGGCTCGGTTCCCGGTTTGGCAGACTCAGAAGCTATGCCGCCAAATAAGCGCAGGGTTTTGCCATCAAAACGCCCCGGATAGAACATTACCAATGGCGTGTGGCCCAGAATGGGATGGAGACAGTTCAGTAAGCTATGGGCTCGCAATAGGGGCCAGACACTCCCCACCCCGGATATTAGCAATAGGTCATATTCCTCTGGTTGATATTCTGCTCCAATAAAATCTCTAATTTTTTCCGCTGTTAACGGACCCTTCAGAGCTTTGAGTAAACCCCCGTCTCCCTTTGATTGCTCCAGCGCGATCGCCTTATCTAGCAAACTCCGCTGGTTGAGATAAGCCACAACCAGGTCCAATAGATTTAAATGCAGTACCTGAAGCTGACTATGGTAATTGTGAAGCCTTTCTAACATTAACCCTAGATATTCCCGCATGTGTAATTCTTCACTAGCATCGTAATCAAACACATAGCAGGCAATCTCATTACCAATGCCTCGATTAGCCAAAAATTCTTGGCTGGTGATGCGGGAGAGAATTTGATTCCAGCGGTGAGTTAGATCAGCAGTCACTCCATTGCCTCCAGACAACGTAGAGCATATTTTTCGTCTTTTTCTCTAAGATAGTGCCGTAGCTGATCATCAATAAATACATTTTGCAACATTAGGCTACGACTATCTTTGAGGTAACCTACTTCGGACAAAATACGAAAAACGCTGGAACGTAACCGTTTAACCGTTGACGGCCCCCAAGAGGGCATAAATGGGTCTCTGCCCCGACAAACTTCAATGTACTCACTCCACATCCAGTTTTCGAGCTTAGGGGCAAACAAACCTCTCTGCTCACGGATAACTACATCCATAAAGTCCCCCAAAAGTGGGCTCTCCTTAACTGCTCCTGCAAAAACTGTTTGGGTAGCTTGCTGGCGATCGCCATCCCGAATCAGTAACCATAATGACTCCCCTAGGGCCTCTATGCGGTAACGGAGTAGCCCTGCAATTCTTTTTATCGATTCAACATTGCCAATTTGAAGAACATTTTCCTCCAGAATTTTCCTTTGCCAATCCCCATCACTAATTTTCTGTAGGAGTAAGTCGGCAATAATACGAGACTCCCGCAGACGGAGCCCAGACCTAGCAATGCTGACCGTATATCTAGCGGTGGTGCCCATGGGAACTGTTCTTTTTAGAAATGCTGAGGAATTTAGCTATCCTGCTCATTAGCCAACCATTGCTCAACAATTTCCTTTATCAAAGCTGACACATCCACCCCCCGACTTTGGGCAATGCTTTCCAGCTTTTGATCCCGCTCATTACTCAACTTGAGAGTTACCCGACGTTTCCTGACCTCTACTTGTTCTTGCCCTGCCTTCAGGGCCCGCTGTTCTGCCCGATGTTGGGCTAATCGTTCCATCGCTTCCGAAAGTGTCCCAGCCTGGGACACAATTGGTTCGTTTGTTGCAAGTTCAATATATCGATAGGCGGTGGATTTGCTTACTTCAATCCGTTCCAGCCAGCCTCGAAAGCCCCCAGTTTGGCGATCATAAGTAAACTGTTGTTTCGCCGTTAACAACGCTTTACCGGCAATTAAGCCAGCTTGGAGTGCATCCCCTAAATGGGATTGGAAAGACTGGTGAGCAGCTTTAACAATATCCTCCAGCTCCACTAGGGTGGCGCCGTTCATATCAATTTCTTTCAATGGAGTGATAGGGTCAGCCGCTTGGGCAAACAGACCTTGCTGTTCTGCCGACGTAACCCGAATTTCAGGAACTGATAGTTTTTTAGGCATAATTCTGTGTTTGCAACCACTGCCATATTTGCAGAATATCGCCCCCAGCGTCGGTGTCGGGAAAATCAGCAGCCACTAACCCCTGGGACCACCAATCTCGATGACTGGCTCGTTCTCGCACTGGGGTCAAGCAAATGGAGACATTTAAGGGAGCTAAGGAAGTTACAATTCCACCTGCATGGGCACGGGGATGAAGTCGATTAAGTAACATTGTTGTAGGTCGATGGGCATTGCGCACTAACTCCAAAGTGGCTGGCAAAGCATCTAGCGTTGCTTGGTCATACACCACTGGAACCAAAACCACATCAGCAACAGACAATGCGTCATGTACTCCGGGGACAGAGGCACCGGGTAAATCAACAATCGCTTTTTCTAGCGCTTTCAACCGAATTGCCACCCGGCCCAAAGACACATCCACAACTTCGGGATTATTAGAC from Synechocystis sp. PCC 6714 includes the following:
- the pglX gene encoding BREX-1 system adenine-specific DNA-methyltransferase PglX — its product is MNTSQLKSYAPAARQAFMAAVTAQANRLGITASGCEAATVQGDVLLISGQPFPASIAEARDRLVKRVKDQGFEATMEAMAYTWFNRLIAIRFMEIQGYLDHGYRVLSHPEGRALPEILDYAVEIELPGLDREQVIALKLDGTKDEELYRLVLIAQCNALHGAMPFLFERIGDETELLLPGNLLNTDSLIRQLVESIDESAWAEIEVVGWLYQFYISERKDQVIGKVVQSADIPAATQLFTPNWIVKYMVQNSLGAQWLATYPDSPLREQMEFYITPAEQSPEVQAQLQQITPSSLDPEQLTLIDPACGSGHILVEAYDLLKAIYLERGYRLRDVPKLILEKNLFGSDICPRAGQLAGFALMMKGRADDRRLFTRQVRLNVVVFEDSTDFDPKVLVQGLRLADYGMEPFDLAEVKRLFESATTFGSLMHIPASLIKKLPALKQLCDTENKLLSWKDQDILRLLVRQAELLAGQYDVVVANPPYMGSKFHIPIIKKFLKENYDGYEKDSFSAFIDRDIAFSKSHGHLGFMTPFVWMFISSYENLRTRLINNETITSLIQLEYSGFEGATVPICTFTLRKGHVKSEKGCYIRLSDFRGSDNQAPKTLEAIQNRNCGWFFEASQDEFKKIPGSAIGYWMNAKLRNTFVKYSKFSEYFFSDGLTKTGNNENYIRFHWEVCREFSCNEEKYRICVKGGDARSYFGNIHNLVNWSLEARQHYKKDLVARITPEYLWQSSGISWTKISSKGATFRWFGDGMIAETGGPAIFLKPSIPKEALWQGLGFLCSKVCWQILTIMNPTLNVQTNDVLNLPLSVDNTQKTSTITQALVEITKSDWNFYETSWDFQTFPLLDYPALTIETSYQQWIAKNRETIAEMKRLEEENNRLFIEAYGLQDELTPDVPIQQITLTVNPAYRYSKALNDDEWSVANGFSEDLETRFCQDTSKELISYALGCMMGRYSLDKPGLIYAHSENKDFDPSQYTAFPADEDGIIPLTDSEWFTDDAVNRLVEFVATAWDKDHLETNLKFLAENLSSKKGETSRETLRRYLCDSFYKDHLQTYKKRPIYWLFSSGKQKAFQCLVYLHRYNQGTLSRMRTEYVIPLQGKLAARLETLQGDIQAADSTAHRKRLEKEQAKLQKQNSELLAFDEKLRYQADLRINLDLDDGVKVNYGKFGDLLAEVKAICGKKDD
- a CDS encoding type II toxin-antitoxin system Phd/YefM family antitoxin, producing MRNANIHEAKTHLSQLIESVLAGEDVIISRAGKPLVRLVPYEGVSKPRQPGAWEGQIIMADDFNEESPEINAMFYGDEE
- a CDS encoding type II toxin-antitoxin system VapC family toxin, yielding MKFLLDTHILLWWLGNDNRLTSNERAVITNPEHLIFVSAASIWEMSIKKSLGKLSTPDNLLIVLKENNFQVLGIAAEHGLAIADLPKHHKDPFDRMLIVQAQTEGLILISQDSKFSQYDVPLLVS
- a CDS encoding DUF4351 domain-containing protein; amino-acid sequence: MIDHDRLFKELLTTFFVEFLELFFPQVLDYLDQNSLIFLDKEIFTDVTAGEKYESDLVVQAKFQGQDAYFLIHVEAQASAKGNFNQRMFHYFARLHAKFDLPVYPIVLFSYDRPLKPALQGYCVNFPDFPVLTFNYRVIQLNQLNWRDFLSQPNPIASALMAKMQIAPTDRPKVKAECLRLLVTLKLDPARMQLISGFVDTYLTLNPEEESVFRSTIAELDSPDQEQVMQLTTSWMRQGIEQGQKSLLHKLIKHRFGELDDEILAKVEQLTVPQLEELGEVLLDCADVTDLEQWLQKSTENL
- the brxC gene encoding BREX system P-loop protein BrxC, with the translated sequence MLIQDLFDRSIDRNINGVVKADQLDSVSVWQELEEFVVTQELRGHFSALIAVLLEAMESGVGAADKNGIWVSGFFGCGKSHLIKVLSYLLENAEHSVNGQTRRAVDFFTDKFADPMLFADLKRVMAIPTDTILFNIDSKADHGKGRDTLLQVFLRVLNEKQGYSGDHPHIAHLERHLDEKGKLATFHQAFEQAAGSSWLEERDAWEFYRDQVVSALTEALGQSTESVEKWVDQGGDNFSLTVENFARWAKRYLDRQGSNHRLMFLVDEVGQFIGNDTHLMLNLQTITEQLGTICQGRVWVVVTSQEDLDSVLGDLKSTKSHDFSKIQGRFKTRLSLSSNNVDEVIQKRLLLKNSTARSPLSEAYEGKQDILRNQLSFVNAGTTFKTYADVNEFIDCYPFAAYQFILVQKVFVSIRKAGATGLHLSEGERSTLDAFQSAAKQLGREPIGKLVPFYSFYPAVESFLDTTVKRTIDQAAENYVLQPFDIKILQVLFLIRYVEELPGTVDNLVTLCVDEIDADRLSLRKTIERCLARLEGQTLIARNGDLYFFLTNEERDIGREIKNTPIASGAEERELGNLLFLDILGDENKHKYKKTGKDFSFNRICDDQVIGSRTEGSLEVIFASPLGESYETLSGNEACLMQTSHERHQVLIRLPDDVSLGRELRTYIQTESYLRSKQSGTLPDTTKRILGDRHGENRGRRARLLAIIKTMLESACYFASGYQLDIRSSDPKSALGEALEYVIVNAYPKMGHIQHQHPNPKQEIQTLLRANDVEQTSLGLNTPEANPEALNDLREYLQLAALKNQQVVVYDLINKRFGDRPYGWPELEVALLLARLMVLKEVELLEISKVPIPLEQAYDYLTLPGKQRKALLQRREIADVQLIKQAQTLGKELWGQIFPEEEDKLFQTLQAQLRDWDDALNEFATLAHAGYPGAEEIDRCRQTLRPLMGENNSLRFLKRFLTSKNDLLDLEEDYQELSNFYTHQRHSWEQLRATVQELSQNRLQLESHTEAGKALDRMEKILQEKRPYGFLAQASALKEKASTYNNQLVSDARQQAMVTLQSYLGQIDTEIGNCGGDAALLSQAIAPLERLIKEVEHSGSIAHIRHAQEEGESAFEQGMRLIEQAILASQIEISGGGSPPQPKLKPRRVLEVKRLCQDSFLETQADIDDFLSRLRQELEKAIATGERIQIK
- a CDS encoding DUF1788 domain-containing protein, encoding MTADLTHRWNQILSRITSQEFLANRGIGNEIACYVFDYDASEELHMREYLGLMLERLHNYHSQLQVLHLNLLDLVVAYLNQRSLLDKAIALEQSKGDGGLLKALKGPLTAEKIRDFIGAEYQPEEYDLLLISGVGSVWPLLRAHSLLNCLHPILGHTPLVMFYPGRFDGKTLRLFGGIASESAKPGTEPYYRAFSLVPRETSKC
- a CDS encoding DUF1819 family protein, which gives rise to MGTTARYTVSIARSGLRLRESRIIADLLLQKISDGDWQRKILEENVLQIGNVESIKRIAGLLRYRIEALGESLWLLIRDGDRQQATQTVFAGAVKESPLLGDFMDVVIREQRGLFAPKLENWMWSEYIEVCRGRDPFMPSWGPSTVKRLRSSVFRILSEVGYLKDSRSLMLQNVFIDDQLRHYLREKDEKYALRCLEAME
- a CDS encoding CopG family transcriptional regulator; its protein translation is MPKKLSVPEIRVTSAEQQGLFAQAADPITPLKEIDMNGATLVELEDIVKAAHQSFQSHLGDALQAGLIAGKALLTAKQQFTYDRQTGGFRGWLERIEVSKSTAYRYIELATNEPIVSQAGTLSEAMERLAQHRAEQRALKAGQEQVEVRKRRVTLKLSNERDQKLESIAQSRGVDVSALIKEIVEQWLANEQDS
- a CDS encoding ArsA-related P-loop ATPase, whose protein sequence is MKIVVFNGKGGVGKSTIAANLAVISASPLLDADPQATCCYWADRRGSNNPEVVDVSLGRVAIRLKALEKAIVDLPGASVPGVHDALSVADVVLVPVVYDQATLDALPATLELVRNAHRPTTMLLNRLHPRAHAGGIVTSLAPLNVSICLTPVRERASHRDWWSQGLVAADFPDTDAGGDILQIWQWLQTQNYA